Within Alcaligenes sp. SDU_A2, the genomic segment CCTATCCAGGCCAAACCGGACGCCATTGCCGTTTGAACAGAAAAGGATGTACAAAAGACCGGGCAGATTGTCTGTCCGGTTTTTTTGTGGCTGATTGATTTGCCGCGAAAAAAAGACAGAGGGCAGAATTTTACGATTTTACTGTATTGAGAATCGTTCCTATTTCTGTTAAGATTCGAGTCTTTACTGGGCATCCTGTCCAGTCCCGTCATGGTGTATGCGGGTTGCGGAATGTATAGAACGGATTATGACCCGTATTGCTGCTGAAACGAATAATCGTCCGATGTTGGCGTTGAAGGTAACGGGCCTGGCATTGGCGCTGGGTCTGCATGCCGGCGTGTTCGCCACTTTGCTGTGGTCCGAGCAACCCAAAATGGTCGGTGAACCGGCTCCTATGGACATTATCGGCGTGACGCTGCTGGAGCAGGACGAGGCACCGGTACAGGAAGAAGTGGTGACGGCACCACCTGTGCAAGAGGCACCGCCGCCGGAGCCCGAACCCGAACCCGTCGTCGAGCCCGAACCGGAGCCCGAGCCGGTGGTCGAAAGCCCGCCCGTGCCCGAGCCGCCCAAACCTAAACCAAAGCCTAAACCCAAGCCTAAGCCTAAGCCCGAGAAGCCGGTTGAAACACCGCCGCAGCCGGTTCAGCCAGCGGTGCCAGCCGCGCCTCCCGGTCCGGCCAGCGATGCGCCGGCGCAGTCTGCTGCTACGGCCCGTTCGACCGATAGCGACAGGCCCAAAGTGATCGGACGGGTGGATTATCTGGGCCGACGTCCCGTGCCTGTTTACCCACGGGCCTCTGAGCGCCGCCGCGAACAGGGGCGGGTCGTGGTTAGGGTGGTCATCTCTACCCAGGGAACGGTGCTGGAGGCCAAGGTTCAGAGCTCCTCCGGGTACGAGCGCCTGGACGAATCCGCTCTGAAGGCGGTTCGCACGGCGCGTTTCAAACCTTATACGGAAAATGGCGTGGCTTATCGAGCCATGGCGGATATTCCTTTCGACTTTGTTTACTAGGATATTTCAATGATGCAGGAAATACTTCAAAGCGCATGGGTAGGCCTGGCACAGGTCGCCGGGCCCGTCGCCGGTCAGGCCGCGGCCACGGGAGCCGCTGCGGCTCAGGAAGCCACTGGCGTGTTGCACTTCATTCAGCAAAGCGACGCGGTCGGCAAGTCATTGTTCGTGATTCTGGCGTTGATGTCGGTGGCCAGTTGGTATCTGATCATCGTCAAAGGGTTTTTGTCGTTCCGTCTGAAGCGCCGTTCGCAAAGTTTTATGCGCGATTTCTGGTCGGCCAGTTCCTTGGAACAGGTCGAGAACGAAATTGCGACACATGGCGCGCGTGAACCGTTTGCGCATCTGGCTAGCCACGCTATTCATGCCCAGAAGCATCACACCAAATATGGTGCCGTGCGTCTGGAGGAAAAAGGCTCTACGGATGCGTTTGTGTCGCGCATCATGCGTAAAGTCATCGACGAGGAAACCGCGCGTCTGGAAAACGGCCTGACCTTGTTAGCGTCGGTGGGGTCCACGGCACCTTTTGTCGGCCTGTTCGGCACCGTCTGGGGCGTCTATCATGCCCTGATCAATATCGGCCTGTCCGATGGCGTCACCCTGAACAAGATCGCCGGTCCCGTGGGCGAAGCACTGGTCATGACGGGTCTGGGGCTGGCCGTGGCCATTCCCGCCGTGCTGGCATATAACGCCTTTGTGCGCACGAACCGTGTTTATCTGGCCCAGCTGGACGCCTTTGCCCATGACCTGTTTACCTTCCTGACGACGGGCCAGCAGGTGCAGGAAACCCAACCCGTGCTGCGTCGCGTGCCCTCCTCGGGCGGCGGTTCGGCTTCGTCCTCGGCGGCTGCCGCCAAGCGGGAGCACTGATCATGGCCTTTGGCAGCTTCGACAACCGCAATTCGGGCTCGGCTCTGTCCGAAATCAATATGGTGCCGCTGATCGATGTGATGCTGGTGCTGCTGGTGATTTTTTTGATTACCGCACCGTTGCTGTCGCACTCCATCAAGATTCAGCTTCCTCAGGCTAGTTCCGAGCCTATCCAGCAGGACCCTAAGTCGGTGGATCTGGCCATTGATGCCGACGGTCAGGTGTTTATTAACGAGCAACCGGTGGATCTGGACGACCTGACTTCGGTATTGGCTCCCTATGCCAAGGAGCAGCCCCAACCCGAGCTGCGTATCCGTGCCGACACCGACACGCGTTACGAAGTGCTGGCGCAAGTCATGAGCCGCTCCAAGGCATCGGGCCTGACCCGTTTGGGCTTTGTGACCCGTCCGGCCCCCACCCAGTCCGCCGCTGGTGGCGTTGCGCCGGCCGCACCCGGATCGGTTCAGGCTGGCTCGGCTGCCGCCGCTCATCCCTAGGCTCTGTTGCATTTTTTTCTCGGCCCGTCGCGTTGTTGCAGCAGCGCGGCGGGCCGATTTCGTAATAAAATCCTTCGTATGCGAGTACTTGTCATCGAAGACGACGCCACACTGGGCGCCGCATTGCAAGAGTACCTGAGCGACCAAGGCTATGCCGTTGATTGGTTGCAGGAGGGCGAGAGCGCGCTCAAAGAGCTCGTCGCCCAGGTCTACGACCTGCTCTTGCTGGACCTGAATCTGCCCGGCATCAGCGGGCTGGACGTGTTGCGTCGTCTGCGCCAGCAAGGCAACGCTGTTCCTGTGCTGATCCTGACCGCGCGCGACGGCGTGGACGACAGGGTGTTGGGCCTGGACGCCGGAGCCGATGATTACCTGATCAAACCGTTTGACTTGTCTGAACTGGCGGCGCGGGTACGGGCGTTTGGCCGTCGCCGCAGCGGTCAGGCACAACCTATTATCGAGGTGGGCCCGCTCAGTTTTGATACGGTGGGGCGCGAATTGCGTTGTGCTGGCCAGCGGGTCAACTTGTCGGTGCGCGAGCTGTCTGTGCTGGAAATGCTGATGATGCGGCCGGGGCGTGTGGTGACCAAGCAGCAGATCGTGAACTCGCTGTCCGCCTGGGATGCCGATTTCAGCGATAATGCGGTCGAAGTCTATGTGTACCGGCTGCGCAAGCGGCTCGAAGGCACCGGCGCTGTTATTCAGACTGTGCGTGGTTTTGGCTATTTGCTCGATGTGGAGAGCGCGGCCTGATCATGCCCGGGGCCGTTTTCAGTCGTCAGACCCCATAGGTCCCTCATGCCCGATCCCTTTGTTTCCAGTACCGTGCGCCCGTCTTTCTGGCGGCGAGCTTTGCTGCGTTTTCCAGCTTCGGGCTCCTTGGCCCGCAAGCTGATGTGGCGCTTGTTTCCGCCGATTTCCATTCTGGTCGTCCTGGATCTGAGCGTGACCTGGATACTGACCCGGCGCATGAGCCTGGAAGATTGGCTGCTGCGCGATATTTTCTGGACCATGGTGTTGAGCCAGTTGTTGCTGGTCGGGCTGATTGCCTGGGTGCTGTTATCGGGCATACGTTCGGGTCTGGCATCCATCCACGATTTGTCGGGGCAGATTCGGCAGCGCTCCGACGAAAATTTCGAGCAATTGGACGTGCGGGGCTTGCCGGCCGAAGTGGTGCCGCTGGTCGAGCATTTCAATGAATTGCTGGAGCGTTTGGGCGATACGCTGCAGGCCCAGAAGCGCTTTATCGGTCATGCGGCGCACCAGTTGCGTACCCCGCTTAGCGGCTTGCGTCTGGAGTCCGAACTGATGCTGGCCAAGCCCTTGCCCGACGAGATACGGCAACGCGCCGAGCGCATCAAAAATGTATCGGACCGCATGATACGCATGGGGCAGCAGCTGATGGTGCTGGCCCGGGCCGATTCCACCGTCAATATCAAAGACAGCTTTACCCGTCTGGATTTGTGCGAATGGGCTCGGGAAGAAGGGGGCGACTGGTTCTTGCGGGCGCGCCAGCATGGGGTGGAAATTCATTTGCTGGCACCGGAGCAGCCGGTGTGGATCGATGCCGAGCCGGTGCTGTTGCGCGAATTGCTGGCTAATTTGATGGATAATGCCTTGCGCTATGGACAGGGCACGGACCGGATTGTCCTGCGTGTTTCCAGCAACCCGCCTTCCTTCTCGGTCGAAGATCATGGGCCGGGCATTGCGCAGGCGGACGGCCAGCGTGTGTTCGAGGCCTTTTACCGTTCGCCGGGCAGTCAGGCCGAGGGCTCGGGACTAGGGCTGGCGATTGTGCAGGAAATCGCCCGAGCCCACGGGGCATGGTGGAGTTTGCTCAGCCGGCCGGATTTTCCTGGCACGCGCATTACGATTGTATTTCCCGGTCCGCGTATCGGCGCCAGGCTGACGCGGACTGAAACCCAAAGTGGACATTAAGATGGCGGATACTTCGACGGCCCATCCCAAGAACGGAGCGCGGGCAGCGGTGATGGTAGGGGCCTTGGGCGTTGTGTATGGCGATATAGGCACCAGCCCGCTGTACGCCATGAAGGTGGCCTTGAGCGCCTATGCCCAACCTGGAGCCGAACAGGTCTATGGCGTGCTGTCCTTGCTGTTCTGGTTGCTGACTCTGGTTGTCACGATCAAGTATGTGACGATTGTGCTGCGCCTGGACAACAAAGGCGAAGGCGGCACATTGGCCTTGATGGAGCTGGCTGCCAGAGGCATGCAGGGGCGGCGTCGCTGGCTCATCATGGTGCTGGGCTTGATCGGTGCGTCGTTGTTCTATGGGGACAGCATCATCACGCCGGCGATTTCGGTGCTGTCGGCCATTGAAGGCATAGGCATGATCTCCCACGTGCTCGATCCCTGGGTCGTGCCGCTGGCGGTGGTCGTTCTGGTGGCCTTGTTTTTGATTCAGTCTCACGGCACAGGCACGATGGGCAAATTGTTCGGCCCTATCATGCTGCTTTGGTTTTTGGTGCTGGGCGGCCTGGGACTGTGGCGTGTCATCCAGCACCCGCAAGTGCTGACGGCGCTGGACCCGCGCTGGGCCTTGGCGTTTGTGGCGCATGCGCCGTGGGAAACCTTTTTGCTGTTGGGGGCGCTGGTGCTGGCCCTGACCGGGGCCGAAGCCCTGTATGCCGATATGGGACATTATGGTCGCCCGGCGATCCGGCGTGCCTGGTTTCTGATTGTCATGCCGTGTCTGGTGCTGTGCTATTTTGGCCAGGGTGCCTTGCTGATTGCAGATCCCAGTGCGATCCGTAATCCTTTCTTCTTGCTGGCCCCATCCTGGGCCTTGGTGCCTATGGTGCTGCTGGCGACGGTTGCTACTGTGATTGCCTCGCAGTCCGTGATTTCCGGGGCTTTTTCTGTGACGCGTCAGGCCGTGCAGCTGGGGTTCTGGCCGCGCATGGTGATCCAGCACACCTCGGCGCGGGAAGAAGGGCAGATCTATATGCCGCGCGTCAATCTGTTGCTGTTTCTGGCCGTGATGGTGCTGGTCATCAGTTTCGGCTCCTCGGATCGGCTGGCGCATGCCTACGGTTTTGCCGTTACCGGCACGATGCTGATGACCAGTCTGCTGGCCGTGGCACTTTTGCCGCGCGGCTCGACGGGACTGAAGCGTTGGGGCTGGTTCGTACTGCTCAGTTTTTTCCTGCTGCTCGATGTGCTTTTGTTTTCGGCCAATGCGCTCAAGTTGCTCGATGGCGGTTGGCTGCCGCTGCTGGTCGGTCTGTGCTTGCTGACACTGATGATGACCTGGAAGCAGGGTCGCCAGGCGATTCACGATTCTTTGATCGAGAACCAGCAGTCGCTCAAGGAGTTTGTATTAGGCCTGGAAGCCTATCCGCCGACGCGCGTGCCAGGCACGGCGGTGTTCATGAGCATGCTGGTCGATACCGTGCCGCCTGCCTTGTTACATAACCTGAAACATAACAAGGTGCTGCACGAGCAAGTGCTGTTCCTGACGGTGCAGAGCGCCGATGTGCCGTATGTTCCGTTTGATGAGCGCTTTCAGATCAACCGTTTGAGTCGCAGCAGTTGGCAGGCCGTGGCGACCTGGGGGTTCAAGCAAGAGCCCAATGTGCCGCAGTTGCTGGAACAGATCGCTCAGGCGCACCCGGAGTTGAACCTGGAGCCGATGGCGACCTCGTATTTCCTGTCGCGCCAGACCGTCATGATTCAGTCCCGTAAGCCCTGGTACATGGGCTGGCGTCGGCGTCTGTTCGCTTTCATGGCGCGAAATGCCAGCCGCAGCACCCGCTTTTTCAAGATTCCGCCCAATCGAGTGGTCGAGATGGGCATGCAAATGGAGTTATAGCTGGAAGCGGCAATCGCTGCGGTGGGTGCTGACCCATGAACAAGGCCTCCTGACGTGGAGGCCTTGTTGTTAGGTTCTATGATGGTTGCGGCTTACTGTGGCACGACTGTGGTGGTTTCACGCAAAATGCCGCCGCCTTCCACGCTGCCGCGTATGGTTGTGTCCTGGCCGGCGACCGACTTCAGGCATTCCTGTTGACGCTCGGCAGGCAGGCGATGGCAGCGGGCCTGACGGTTGGCGTCCAGATTGGCGTTGGGTGTACCCAGCTTGTTCTGGCGCTCGGCCTGCAGCGCGGCACCGGCTTCGCGGCGGCAAGTGGTGCGTTGTTCGCCTGTAAATTGCTGGCAGCGCTGGATGCTTTCCTGGTAT encodes:
- a CDS encoding energy transducer TonB, which translates into the protein MTRIAAETNNRPMLALKVTGLALALGLHAGVFATLLWSEQPKMVGEPAPMDIIGVTLLEQDEAPVQEEVVTAPPVQEAPPPEPEPEPVVEPEPEPEPVVESPPVPEPPKPKPKPKPKPKPKPEKPVETPPQPVQPAVPAAPPGPASDAPAQSAATARSTDSDRPKVIGRVDYLGRRPVPVYPRASERRREQGRVVVRVVISTQGTVLEAKVQSSSGYERLDESALKAVRTARFKPYTENGVAYRAMADIPFDFVY
- a CDS encoding MotA/TolQ/ExbB proton channel family protein, whose translation is MMQEILQSAWVGLAQVAGPVAGQAAATGAAAAQEATGVLHFIQQSDAVGKSLFVILALMSVASWYLIIVKGFLSFRLKRRSQSFMRDFWSASSLEQVENEIATHGAREPFAHLASHAIHAQKHHTKYGAVRLEEKGSTDAFVSRIMRKVIDEETARLENGLTLLASVGSTAPFVGLFGTVWGVYHALINIGLSDGVTLNKIAGPVGEALVMTGLGLAVAIPAVLAYNAFVRTNRVYLAQLDAFAHDLFTFLTTGQQVQETQPVLRRVPSSGGGSASSSAAAAKREH
- a CDS encoding ExbD/TolR family protein — protein: MAFGSFDNRNSGSALSEINMVPLIDVMLVLLVIFLITAPLLSHSIKIQLPQASSEPIQQDPKSVDLAIDADGQVFINEQPVDLDDLTSVLAPYAKEQPQPELRIRADTDTRYEVLAQVMSRSKASGLTRLGFVTRPAPTQSAAGGVAPAAPGSVQAGSAAAAHP
- a CDS encoding response regulator transcription factor is translated as MRVLVIEDDATLGAALQEYLSDQGYAVDWLQEGESALKELVAQVYDLLLLDLNLPGISGLDVLRRLRQQGNAVPVLILTARDGVDDRVLGLDAGADDYLIKPFDLSELAARVRAFGRRRSGQAQPIIEVGPLSFDTVGRELRCAGQRVNLSVRELSVLEMLMMRPGRVVTKQQIVNSLSAWDADFSDNAVEVYVYRLRKRLEGTGAVIQTVRGFGYLLDVESAA
- a CDS encoding sensor histidine kinase produces the protein MPDPFVSSTVRPSFWRRALLRFPASGSLARKLMWRLFPPISILVVLDLSVTWILTRRMSLEDWLLRDIFWTMVLSQLLLVGLIAWVLLSGIRSGLASIHDLSGQIRQRSDENFEQLDVRGLPAEVVPLVEHFNELLERLGDTLQAQKRFIGHAAHQLRTPLSGLRLESELMLAKPLPDEIRQRAERIKNVSDRMIRMGQQLMVLARADSTVNIKDSFTRLDLCEWAREEGGDWFLRARQHGVEIHLLAPEQPVWIDAEPVLLRELLANLMDNALRYGQGTDRIVLRVSSNPPSFSVEDHGPGIAQADGQRVFEAFYRSPGSQAEGSGLGLAIVQEIARAHGAWWSLLSRPDFPGTRITIVFPGPRIGARLTRTETQSGH
- a CDS encoding potassium transporter Kup gives rise to the protein MADTSTAHPKNGARAAVMVGALGVVYGDIGTSPLYAMKVALSAYAQPGAEQVYGVLSLLFWLLTLVVTIKYVTIVLRLDNKGEGGTLALMELAARGMQGRRRWLIMVLGLIGASLFYGDSIITPAISVLSAIEGIGMISHVLDPWVVPLAVVVLVALFLIQSHGTGTMGKLFGPIMLLWFLVLGGLGLWRVIQHPQVLTALDPRWALAFVAHAPWETFLLLGALVLALTGAEALYADMGHYGRPAIRRAWFLIVMPCLVLCYFGQGALLIADPSAIRNPFFLLAPSWALVPMVLLATVATVIASQSVISGAFSVTRQAVQLGFWPRMVIQHTSAREEGQIYMPRVNLLLFLAVMVLVISFGSSDRLAHAYGFAVTGTMLMTSLLAVALLPRGSTGLKRWGWFVLLSFFLLLDVLLFSANALKLLDGGWLPLLVGLCLLTLMMTWKQGRQAIHDSLIENQQSLKEFVLGLEAYPPTRVPGTAVFMSMLVDTVPPALLHNLKHNKVLHEQVLFLTVQSADVPYVPFDERFQINRLSRSSWQAVATWGFKQEPNVPQLLEQIAQAHPELNLEPMATSYFLSRQTVMIQSRKPWYMGWRRRLFAFMARNASRSTRFFKIPPNRVVEMGMQMEL